A segment of the Aptenodytes patagonicus chromosome 3, bAptPat1.pri.cur, whole genome shotgun sequence genome:
TCAGCAGCATTTTCCTGGTCAACCTCTCTTACAGTCATCTTAAAGCCAGCGGCTGTTAGAAGGTGCTTGGTTTCAAGTACTGCTCTCCATGTTGCTTCCCCAAGTTTGCATTTAACAGTTGTAGTTCTGAGCTTATCCACCAGTAAGCCATATCCTTCCTAATTCTGTTTAAACTCTCTTAGAAATGCtcatggttttctgttttgtttttaactgaacTGAGCCACAGATTACATTTGTTTGGTGAATAAGTATATAGACCTGTATTTTGAACACAAACAAGACTGAATATACTTTAAGTCTTCTGCATTGTCTTGGCCACAAGCTACCTTGTGTGAATTATAGGTTCAAAAGAAAAGTGACCCTTAACTATAtttatcaaaagaaaacaagaacttggatttttttaactaattaaaTTTGCTGGTGTAAGTGATCTAAATGTTTTTACAGGCAAATGTGGTTCAATCTCACTTGCAAATGTGTCTTGCACCTGCCACTTCATTACCTGGCATCAGCAGTTAGACCAGGGTCCTTGGAGATGTTCTCCTTGTAGAATCGCATTGAGGACACAATGGAGGATGTCACCCAATAAATCATCACATTGGTCAAAAGCTCATCAAGAGAGTATTTGCTGTTGagagaggaagatgaagaaattTCATTGGAAGCTGTTTCTCAATACACTATATTGGGCTTATGCCTTGAACAGTTCTTCCTCTTGTTTTCCACTCGTTTTCAAGCAGCAAATTAATCGGCACCCATGTGCCCAGAGCAAAATTGCCTGGTGCTGAAGCAGTAGTTTGCAGGCTGTCTGCTATAAGTTTAAACTACTACTTGTCATATGTAGTCTTTCATCCTTAAAATCCAGCTTTGACTGGCCAGTCTTTTACCTATCTCCTCATGAGTTATCAACGCTCATTCTTTTAATGAGTCATCTCATGGAAGAGCATCTGTTTTCTTACCTTTCCAAGCCTCCATCATCTTTATGCAGAAATGATTTATCTGTCCAGGTAGAGAATTTCTCCAAAATATATGCAGCAAGCCCCACAGGGGAGTCATTCAGTCCACAACCTAATTCAGGAGAACAGGAGAGCTATTGCAGTTGCCTGGCATTGCAACACTTCAGTGGAAGTTAAACTGGACTTTCACAGATTCTTCAGCGTTTTCTATGAGAATTCAGTAGAGAGTCTGTATTTTACTAGCCCTGGTAGTACTTTATTCTTGACAGATTCACCCCAATGGAATTCCAGCTGTAACTGACAGGACTACAAACTCGGGTAATTCCTATACAAAAGAAGCTAGGAGCTAAGAAAGTCCTGTTGGCTTCTTGGTAATGTGTGGCAGAAGGAGCAAATTCAGGTATGAAGGGATTACACTCTGAAAAGAAATTTCAGATAAACTATTTGGGAGCACTAGTTATCCTGCTTAGCATGGATAACTAGGACCCTGTGGTCTGTTCATTGCTTTTTATCTAATTTAAACAGTGGAGTGCTGTGTATCTGTTCCTGCCTTTGGGGAACACTAACAAACATTATAAACACAGCAGTTACACAGCGTATTATATCTGTGTTCTTACCTGTAAAACAGAGATAGGGATTACTTCAGTAGTGAGAGAGGTTTGTCTTGGGACAATTCCTGTACTGTACCCTAGGCTGTAGTTTTACAGTATACTCAGTATTGCCTACTCTCAAGTATATTTTAGCGTGACTTTAGCACTTTGTAGAAGATGATGCACAACATGGTCTCAATAGTGGACATAGCTAACGCAAAGTAAGTTTGTGCATTGGCACAACAGTTTCCCTGCGCTGGCAGGCCTAGAGGGTTTTGCTACAGACTGAAGTCATGTAAATGCTTTGACCAACAATGGTAGGGCAGGCTAAAATGTGCCAGCTAGCACATGACCTGTCTGGAGATGAGCATTTTCTGGGCTGAAAGCTGCCTCTGAATCACTGTATTCAATGTCCATGGATTAGATGCTCAGAAATACCAGTCTTGTTTGCAGCTTATTAGTCATTCAACCTGTACCACGTCTTAGGTACCACAACTTGTGGTGAGTGAAAATACTTTAGCTTTGCTTTAAACCTGCCTAATGAGAACTAAACTGATAATGTAGGTATTTCTTGAGACTGTgtagggaatgaaaaaaaaatccctgctctTCTTTTTCCAGGTTGAAGAGTCCTGGACTACGTACAGGGCTTGTATGGAAGCTGCTCAGTCacttcagtcttccttttttccccttcctgtatTATTTtgattctaaaatatatttatgaaacagGGTGAACAGGGGTGCAACAGATTCTGAATATTATAGATTTAGTGTTTTGTCTTAgtctctttttgctttctttaagagTTTGTAAGATTCTCTTAAACTCTGAGCCAGCTGACGTTTCAAAGCACTATCCATGACTCATGGATTCCCTTACATGTCAGCAGCCAAACTACAGCCCATTATGATTTTCTTCCTCTACTTATATTGCTTTGGACTTTGTTGACATCAATTTTTATTGGCCAGTTTAATCAACTAGTCACTTAAATGTTTTTGCAACTCTCTGCAGTTGTCTTTAGACTAAACGAAACCCTGGATAGCTGTCAAATTTTCACTTAACCATTAACTTTTAAATGTAGAGAAATTAGGATCATGTTGAAATGTACAGGTGCCAGCACAGATTTTTGTGATACTCTCCCTCCCCTGGAACTTGCTTACTTATTCCTATGCTTTGATTCTCATGTTAACTAGTTATTAATCCATGAACTTAATCCTTTTCTTAAGGcagtttaatttctttaagaACACTGGGGAAGGAACTTCAACAAATTTTTTTTGGAAATGAAGTATGTTCCATTACTGGATCCACGGCTCTTTGATTCTGCCAGAGCTCTGATTTTTGAAGCATAATTTCCTTGTGATATTATCACCTGTAAATCAATTCTCCTCTTTAAAATAGTTCTGCTAGTTTTCTGATCAGAGACCAGACTACTGGTCTTCATTTTTCTGGAGCTACCTTCACTGTTTGGCTCTTAaaccgcccgccccccccccccccccaaaaaaaaaaaaaaaaaaaaatcccaacctggTATCTTGTttgtctccttttatttctttggtaTTGTGATCAGTTCAAGCAACAGACTAGGCATTAGTTGATGTTTCAGTTTTGAGTTTCTCCTTTTTCAGTGAATTGCCAGGCTGGGGTGCTATTCATTCTATGGTCTCCACATCTGACACCAGTCTGAGACAGCTCCACTGTCTTTCCTGATGAGGGATTATTTCAATAAAGGAATACCCCATAATCCTCGCTAGTGGGGACTGATGCAAATAATTCATTTAACTTTTCTGAGATGGCCATATCTTTCTTCAGACTCCTTACCTACTGGCCCCACTATGTCAGGCTTCTGGCTTTTCAAGTGTAAGGGCTGTGTCTACCTTTCTGCAAGTTTCACATTGCACTTGCTtgtgatatttttcttgttttcacccACATTTATTTCTAGAAGCTTCAATTTCAGGACCCTGTGCTTTGCTTTAAGAGGCTTTTTGCAAAGGGGTTCTTTCCCCAAGAGAAGTGGCATGCCATTTAAAAGACCTTGAAAAGTGATATTTGTAGTCTCCatctttttttaagctgttccTTTTAACTTCCTTTTACACAGTTCTTGTCCCCATGTCTTGCATTCAGTCACCAGAACTCATTGCTTCTCAAACATGGTTGGCCTTTGTTCAACTATAAGTCTTTATATACCATAAGCAGTTAGTATACAATGTTCACAGGTATATAGAGAAGGTTCATTACCTGCAGTGTCTGGTTTGGTGGCTTGGATGTGTAAGTATCCAGACTCTCGCAGAAGTTCATATATATTCTTCTGGATGAAAGGGTACATACGTCGAACGTCTTCCCTAGTGAGGCCTACGAGCCATGGTACATAAGCCCCAAGCATCACAGAAATCATCCTTCTCAAACCTTGTCTGCTGACGAAGACGAAATTCAGATGAAGCCCTTTCACAGATCTAAAATTAAGTTAATGAATAGAAGGTTAAATCAAGCGATTTTCTGTCTCCAAATTTTCTAGAAAATAAGTCTGACTGGAGCTGTGATAGAAGCATTTCACTGAGCCAAATACATAAAGCCCTTCAGGTGcattgtggttaaaaaaaaataaatatgggaGTTAGAAATGGTACAGCTGGTATGATGTTAGCTTTAGGTACTCAGTTTTTGGATGTGGCATATCCATGCTGGTAGCTCTGGCTGTTGATCTGGTGTTGTTCTGTGCTGTAGGAAACAGGCTGCGTTGGGTATTTTCTGAAAAGCTTGAGCAGATCGCATGTGGTCACAGTGCTCTGGGTGCTGTGAAGCACAACTGCAATGGGGGACAGTGAGCTAGCTGCTCAGCCTGCAATCTAACTGCTTTAAGAGCTTTCCCACCTTATCTGTTCTCTGACCTAAGCGTGGCTGCGGTGCCTGCTTTCCATTAAATGCTACACAATGAGCTGTGATGCCATCTTCTAAGGAAAGTATTGTGCTTCTTTTCCGATCAGTCTCAACTCTGCATTTTAGATAGGAAAGTCCTGTACTTTGTGGTACTGTTCACCTGCTGAAAGGCTgagctccttccttccttttcttcccgcTGTTTTTAAATTTATCTCCTTCCTGATTTAGGATGATGATCTGTCTCCTTGAGGTCTCAAATCAAAATGCAGCAGAGTTTACTTCCACAGCTAGTGAAAGAGAAGCcaaacagcactgaaatttaGGAAGTGTGAGAACTGTGCCAATATCAATGCAAAGCATATGAATATAACTGAATGCACAGGGGTGGGGATGTCCCTggaggaaacaaagcagaagggGATGAGAGGCAGAGCAAACAGAAGGCAGGACCAGGACCACGGAGCCAGAAGGTGGAGTAAGAACTGGAGGCAGCTTTTCTGTGCTGATTCCCTTTGCTACTCACTGTGGCAGCATCTGGGCCATGTTTGTGATAATACGAGATCCCCAGTCTCCTCCCTGTAGGTAGTATTCCTTGAAGCCCAATCTGTTCATCAGCTTATGAAATATCCGAGCAGTTGCTATGGTGTCAAAGCCTGTAGGTAAAGAGAAACACAGGAGACCTGTTTGTCCTAGTGTTCATCCCCTGGCCAAAGATCATGGCCTGACAGAGGCATGTGAGTATGCTGCTGTGTGAAGGCACAGTGTGCTATCCTGCTCTGCCTCACTCCTTGGCAATAAACTGAACGCAAAATGATGGAAATGCAGTGGAAAGTGGAGAAAGTGGAAAGCAGACCTGGCTTCCAGCCACCATTGCCTTCCAAATCTCCAGAGCCTCAGCCACGTGGGTGTTAGTGCAGAGCCAAGCATCTGCATTCACAAACTGCAGTGCCCAGGGGGCCCGGGGATGGCTGAGGTATTACTCCAAAAACCTTGCGATTCCAACAGAGCCTTTTCATCACTTACCTTTCTGGTGCGGTGCCTCTGAGAAGCCATAGCCTGGAATGGATGGGCAGATGACCTCAAACACCACATCACCCTCGTTCAGGTTGTGCCTGGCTGGCTCCGTGAGCAGAGGGATGATCTTGTAGAACTCATAGAAGGAGCCGGGCCAGCCGTGGACCATCAGCAGAGGTTGAACAGCTCGACCGTGAGGAACGTAGGAGGGCTTCACGTGGATAAAATGGATATCGATCCCTGCCACACATCCAAGACAGATAAATTAAAGCTCTGGTTCCATCACAGTTTCTGCTCTGGACTCTGAAGAAGGAGGGCGGCAAAATTGTAATTAGCATTCATAGCAGAAGTTACACAATCAATCCATTGCAAGAAGATGCCTAGCTGAAAGGGGATGCCTGGTATTGTACCTATGTTCCATCTTTTACATACAGACAGAGGTATTGATCCCAGCCCCAGATACTGGGGTCACAGGAGACCAAGCATCCATCTCCTGAGAAACCGGTCTCACAGTATGTAAGTAGAGCTGCACTTAAATGAATAGTATAATGCAGGTAAGACACATGCAAAAGCATGACAAAATTACAAAATATGTGGGTGataaaaagagaaacatgagAAAGTAAGTGCAAGATAGAATTTTAACCTGCAGATCACTTACCTGAAGTCTGGCTAACCTCACCTGGCTAAActgggtggtggggggggagaaaTTCTAGCCTCAGAATCTGGGTAAATTTTGCAATTTTCAAAGGTGGCTTCAAGGcaatagcagaaaaaaacctcatcatTAGTTAGCACAGGTTCAGAGCCAGATGAAGCCCATCTTGAAGCAGACCTAATCTTATTGCCACTGTGTAATGGTCTTAATCTATAGAAGGTTGTTAATAATATAGCCTCCACTAGTGATATTTCACTCATATCACTAAGCTGTTATACATACTGTTGTCTTAAATATTGTAACCTCTTAAATCCCCCCCTTCTCTCCATGTGTTTCAGAGTGAGACCTGCTCAAGCCACAGAGACCTCCTCACCTTCAATGGTGGTTTGGAAATGGGGGTATTTGTTCAGGACTTCCACTTGCTTGCGCCAGTCGAACTGGTTCCTCCAGTAGGCCACCACCTTCCGCAGGTAGCTGGAGTTGAAGCCGTAGTGGAAGGCAGCCCCTTCCAGCGGCGGTGTGTAGCGGGCCTGCTCCAGGCGGCGGTGCAGGTCCTGTGGAGGGGAGCCCTTCTTGCGAGGCTGGCCAGCTGCCCACGTGTGCCCTACACCAGGGCAGGCACAGACGGGCTCTCCTGGCTCCGCCGGCTTTTGTATCACTATCTGGGACGCCACGAGCCCTCCTGAAGCAGTGGCATACTCTGCATGACCTCCTGAATCGTTTATATGGGGAATATATTTTTCTACAGGTTACCAACTCCCCTAGGGCACTCAGGAGTACCGGGTCCTACTCTTGCCTTGCTGCTAACTCACTTTAGGGTTTTTGGCACTAAGAGCTTGCCGGCACCACCGGCTGAGAGAAGTATAAGAATCTCAGTCTGCGCTGCTGACTGCTAGTTGGCCAGATAATTAGGGACAGGCATGTAGGGACAGGGGTGCTGCAACTCAGTCAAGACCCCGTCCCTCTTCACCCTTCCAGCCCTTCCCTCTGTGGAAGTCCCTCAGTCCTTCCCCACCGGTGCAACTGCTGTTCCTATGCCCTCCCACCCCGCTCCACCATCCGCAGACCCACTGTCAAAGTCTGCTGCTCAAAGCGTGGCCTTtctgcaggagcagccccagattGCATGGAGGGTCTGTGGTCTCAGAAAGTCTTTATGGGACATTGCACTGAATCTGAGCTCAAATCCCGTTCATAAAGGACGGTGAGGCAGAACATCATCTAATGGTGCTAGGTAGCAGCACTGGCGTATATAAGTGCACTGCTGCCACCCCCAAGACATCACCTTGAAGCAGTAAAGTGGGTGACAGACTCGTTCCACCTCGCAGCTTTCTGCCCCTCCCTACATCCCAGCCACCGGTACCTCGATTTCTTTGTCAGACGTTTCAATCTTGAACGGACGGATACTTTCATCTTCTTTCCCTTTTAGGGGTCTTTCGCCTGAGCCCCACCATCCATCGCCCATTTCAATAGTCTTGATCTTGTGTCTAGACCTCAGCCAGTAAACCAGCATCCCTCCAACCCCCAGGACAGCCACAGGGACCAAGACTGCATTCTTCTGAGAATATTCAAAAGACCTGGGGAGGCATAGAATTGTTTGTGTTCAACAACAGGAGTGTCAAGGGTAAAGGGACTACGCTGAGGCTTATATTCACATCGGTTGGGCCTAAGCAGTAACAAATGCCTACAAATCCCATGGAGTCAGCAGGGGCTGGAGGTTTCTGTGATTTTTGAAGATCACAGGCAAGATTTGGGGCAGGGTTACATCCACCAGTGCTTCTTAGGGACTTCAAGTCCTTGCTGATCAGGACTTGCTGATCACAAGGCTTCCTTGTCCCTATCCTTGTGAGCCAGGGTGCCCTGGGGGACAAGGGTCAATAGGATATGGGCCAGTCTATTTTAAGGCACGTACTGGAGTGAATGGGATAGTAGCAGCTGGACTCCTCCAGGAATAAAAACTGCACAGACAGAATGGGCTGAGGAGCAGGAGTAGAGACAAGGGTCTTCAGCTGCTGGAGAGAGCTGGATGTGCTAGATACGCCCCTCTTGGCAGTGCTTTATACATAGCTCCCCTACAGATTCAGTCATCTTTTAGGGCAACACTGGCCCTCCACCATAGCTTTCCATGGGTAAGGCTCTCAGCTTGTCTGTCTGGTGCCCCTACTTCTGTTCTAGACAGCAAGGTTTCAGACTTTCTTGAGGTGCGGGAgctaagtcaccagagttggttTTAACAGACATGCAGCATGTTTCAAAACTGTTCAAATGCTCGAGCAATCAGTCCTAAATGTAGTGTACCTTCTTGTCCCTCTGACCTGTGCCTCAAGCTCTCCAGCTTCCCTTGGGGATTAGTAGAGGTGTCTGGGGCTATTGCAGGGGGCTGCAAGGGAACCGTGAATGAAGATTTTGTTGTCGTTGTATAGGGTAGGGAAGGGACTATGCTGTGCCCCAACCAGGGTGCTAATAAAAAGTGGAGGCCTCAGCACAGAGCAGCTATTCCACTCACCTGATCCGGGACGAGATGGTCTCCCTacaaacgggggaaaaaaaaaaagatccttatAGTCTGACAGTGTTGTCTGAATGGTACCAGCCAGCACCATTTACTACCCAGCCATGGGATCACAAGCTGTTTAGCCACCCGGCAACCTCTGccattatttttcctcctttttggaTGGGGCAGGAAGAGAGAGGCTCAGAGCACTGCCTCTGCACAGGAAGACCGTGTTTCTGGGCTGTGTTTTAGGCTAATTTGTTTCCATAATAGTCTCTCCTTCAGCACAATTTAGATAAAAGGCACTAAACAACTGGGTAGGTGTCCTTGCGGTGTTTCATCCTACCAGTGGCTGTGTTACTTCAGCcaagaaaatagtttattttgaCTGTTGCGTAGCGATAGGTGCACAGCCTTGGCAGCGGACTTTCAAGCTCAAGGGTTGTTCTGCTGCCAGCCACGCGGTGCTCATCCTGCTGCGGGGCTGGCACCAGAAGAGGCTTGTGGGATATTTCCCTGTTCAGAGTTCAATGCGCTGCTATACCTTTGCTACTTTTAACTACTCCTGGCCGGATACCAAGCTTTTAGGTCTCATCTgcctgcaagaaaaagaaaacatcctaCTTGGTTCTCTTTCAGCCTGGTAGATTCTTTTGCAAGAAAAGCACAGTCTAAAATCTAGCAAAACTAAAAGTGACAAGAGAAAGTCTTGTTACTCTGCTTTGTGGAAGGCAGCCAGATTAGGGAGCTGTTTGGTGTCATAATTACGATAtattgagacaaaaaaaaaaaaaaaaggacatgaaaCTCCATGAAAAATCAAGTCGGCTGGCTGTTTCTTTTGCCCAGTATCGTTGTCCACTGCTGCCTGTGGTGCAGAACCCGCTGGCTGTACTGGAGACCCCAGCAGTCCCCAGGGCGATTTGGTAACAATCTCTAAGGCAGCGTACGTGTGATTTTTAAGGAGGTATTTCCTTAAACCGCCCGCTCCCAGACGAGGAAGAACAGGGCTCCTAAGAGCAAAGAGTGTCAGCCTCCACCGCCCTGGAGGCTGAGCAGCTTACGCAACAAGTAATAATGTCCCCCTGCACTTACATCCTGGAGTTTAGTGAGTCAGAGGCATGAAACCAGTTATCGTGGCAACGGCACAAAGTCAGCGCTGCCAACAAAGCAAGCACGTCCCGGAAGCAGCTGTCTGAGCGACACAAAACAAGGCTCAGCCTAATAAAACCTCCTCCCCACTCACATTCAGAACTCAGCCACACGCTCCCGCTCTCCGATGGCCTGGTGACCCCGCAGGGGCTTTCTCCCGCCCCAACCCCGGGAAGCCCCGTTCGGGGTCCCTCCTCCTCGCGCCGAGGGGATCTCACCAGGTGTTTGGAAGGATCTCCTGCCAcatgcctgctcctcctctcctggCCGCTGCTCCGAGCGAAGCAACCCGGGTGTCTCCTCCGCCAGCTTGCTCTTGGGCAGTGACGCTCTCTCGGTGACAATGCAAGCTACATCACCCATTGGTGCCACCTATTGCCTGAGTCTGCAGTTGCAAATTAAGTTCAACAGAGGCAAATGCTAAGTCCTGCATGGGGAGGGAATAGCCCtgtgcaccagcacaggctgggtgCCAAATACATAGAAAGCAACTCTGCGGAGACTGGCCTGAGGTCCTCAGCTGAGCCTGAGTCAACAAGgtgtccttgcagcaaaggccaGCTGTGTACAGGGCTATGTAGCAAGCGTGTTAGCCAGCAGGCTGAGTGAAGCGATCCTTCACTCtcttcagcacttgtgagaccacatctggagtgccgTTTCCAGTTCTGGCCTTGCTGGTAGAGGAAAGATTGGAGTGAGCCCACCCTTGGTGGTATAGGGCCATCAAGCTGCCAGGAGACTGGAGCACGTGGCGTacaaggagagacagagagatctgggcttgttcagcctggagaagagaaggcaaagggagggttgtgtgtgtgtcttaCTGCTGTCTACAGCTACCTAGTGGAGGGCATAGGAAAAATGGACCCAGACTCATCTTGGAGGAGCAACagttgaaggaaaaaaggcaatggATGCAaattgcaacaagggaaattctggtTAGATATTAGGAGAAACGTTCACCATGGAGGTATTCAGACACTGGGACGGGAGCCCAGAAAGgatgtgggatctccatccttggaagcaTTAAAAATTTGACAGGAACAAGgcactgagcaacctgacctacctggacctgctctgagcaggaggtgggacGAGCTGACCTCCAggtgtcccttccaacctctgtATGATGTGGCCCTATCCCATGTGCACCTGT
Coding sequences within it:
- the LOC143158410 gene encoding epoxide hydrolase 1-like isoform X2; this translates as MWQEILPNTWSFEYSQKNAVLVPVAVLGVGGMLVYWLRSRHKIKTIEMGDGWWGSGERPLKGKEDESIRPFKIETSDKEIEDLHRRLEQARYTPPLEGAAFHYGFNSSYLRKVVAYWRNQFDWRKQVEVLNKYPHFQTTIEGIDIHFIHVKPSYVPHGRAVQPLLMVHGWPGSFYEFYKIIPLLTEPARHNLNEGDVVFEVICPSIPGYGFSEAPHQKGFDTIATARIFHKLMNRLGFKEYYLQGGDWGSRIITNMAQMLPQSVKGLHLNFVFVSRQGLRRMISVMLGAYVPWLVGLTREDVRRMYPFIQKNIYELLRESGYLHIQATKPDTAGCGLNDSPVGLAAYILEKFSTWTDKSFLHKDDGGLESKYSLDELLTNVMIYWVTSSIVSSMRFYKENISKDPGLTADARVGVDVPTGIAAFPQELVHTPRAWAKEIFKNIITYSYMPHGGHFAAFEEPKLLAQDIMRFVRKVEQL
- the LOC143158410 gene encoding epoxide hydrolase 1-like isoform X1, whose translation is MWQEILPNTWETISSRIRSFEYSQKNAVLVPVAVLGVGGMLVYWLRSRHKIKTIEMGDGWWGSGERPLKGKEDESIRPFKIETSDKEIEDLHRRLEQARYTPPLEGAAFHYGFNSSYLRKVVAYWRNQFDWRKQVEVLNKYPHFQTTIEGIDIHFIHVKPSYVPHGRAVQPLLMVHGWPGSFYEFYKIIPLLTEPARHNLNEGDVVFEVICPSIPGYGFSEAPHQKGFDTIATARIFHKLMNRLGFKEYYLQGGDWGSRIITNMAQMLPQSVKGLHLNFVFVSRQGLRRMISVMLGAYVPWLVGLTREDVRRMYPFIQKNIYELLRESGYLHIQATKPDTAGCGLNDSPVGLAAYILEKFSTWTDKSFLHKDDGGLESKYSLDELLTNVMIYWVTSSIVSSMRFYKENISKDPGLTADARVGVDVPTGIAAFPQELVHTPRAWAKEIFKNIITYSYMPHGGHFAAFEEPKLLAQDIMRFVRKVEQL